The Lathyrus oleraceus cultivar Zhongwan6 chromosome 5, CAAS_Psat_ZW6_1.0, whole genome shotgun sequence genome includes the window TATGAGTTTGAAGGAAAAGCTAACAATTGCTCATGTTTTTGTCATCCCTGATCCTAGTAAGCCTTATGAAGTATTTTGTGATGCCTCTAAGAAAGAATTAGGAGGGGTGTTAATGCAGAATGGTCAGGTTGTAGCTTATGCCTCTCGTCAGTTGAAGCCTCGTGAAGAGAACTATCCGACTCATGATCTTGAACTAGCTACTGTTGTTTTTGCATTGAAAGTGTGGCGACATTACTTGTATGGGGTACATTTTGAGATGTTTAGTGATCACAAAAGTTTGAAATACTTATTCGACCAGAAAGAGTTAAAcatgagacaaaggagatggatggagtatttgaaggactttgattTTGAGCTTAAGTATCACTCGGGGAAGGCGAATAAGGTTGCGGATGCCTTAAGTCCGAAAGAGATGCATAAAGCTGAGTTGATGATGTTAGAATACGCATTGTTGGAAAAGTTCCGAGATCTTAATCTTCAGTTTAGTTGGACACAGGATGGTGTGATAATGGGAAATTTGAATGTTACTTCTAACCTAAGGGAAGAAATCTAACAAGGACAAATGATAAATGAGAAGTTGCAAGAGATGTCGATTCAACCAGGTTTTGCTCAGTCACCAGATGGACTTATTCTGTTTAAACAAAGGATTTGTGTTCCAAATGATGCCGAGCTGAAAATAAAAGTTTTAGAGGAATATCACAAATGGGCGTTTACTATACATCCAGGTTCATCGAAGATGTATCAAGAATTGAAGAAGGACTATTGGTAGCCTAGAATCAAAAGGGATATTGCAGAGTATGTGTCGGAATGTATTATATGCCAGTAGGTAAAGATCAAACATCCGAAACCAGGTGGTTTATTGCGACCTTTAGAGATTCCAgtttggaaatgggatagtatttcaaTGGATTTTGCAGTAGGGTTACCTCGGACCCAAGGCGGttatgattcaatttgggtgatttTGGAACGGTTAACTAAGTCCACGCACTTCTTGGTCGTGAAGACTACTTACAAGGTAAGTCACCTTGCACGGTTGTTCATTTCAGAAATTGTTAGGTTGCATGGTGTTCCAACTAGTATTGTCTCCGATAGAGACCCAAAGTTTACTTCAAGATTTTGGAAGGCAGTCCAACAAGCTATGGGATCGAGATTGTTTTGAGTACTTTTAATCATCCTCAAACGGATGGTCAGACTGAACGGATGATACAAATGCTGGAAGATATGTTAAGAGCTTGTGTACTTGAAAGTGGAGGGAATTGGAAGGAGcttttaccattgattgaattCGCATATAACAATAGTTATCATACAAGTATTGGGATGGCTCCTTATGAAGCCTTGTATGGACGGAAATGTAGGACACCTCTATGTTGGAAAAAAGTTGATGAAGAAAGGATCTTAGGACCGAAGAttattcaagagactacggaAAAGATAAGGATGGCCCGTGATAAGATGAAGAAAGCACAAGATCTCCAAAAGAGCTATGCGGATCACAGGAGAAGACCATTGGAATTTGATGAAGGTGATCATATTTTTGAAGGTGACTCCGAGGTTGAGACTGAAAGGACTGTTTAAGTCACGGAAGTTAAGTCCGAGATACATAGGGCCATACCAGATTATAGAGAGGATCGGAGAAGTAGCCTACAAATTGGCTTTACCACCTTCtctatcagaaatgcatgacGTTTTTCACGTATCTCAACTCCGGAAGTTCATTCCAGATTCTCTTCATCCTATTCTTCCAGATTCAATAGAAGTAGAAGCAGATCTGACTTTCGAACCTCTACAAAGTCGCATTGCAGAATGAGAAGTTAAGGTATTAAGGAATAAGGAGATTCCTCTTGTTAAGGTTCAGTGGGATGAATCACATCCGGGCGATGCTACTTGGGAACTGGAGTCAAAAATGTGAGAAACTTACCCTCATCTCTTCCAAGTAATATTTAAATTCGAGGACAAATTTTATTTAAGGGGGGAGGATGTAATACCCCGTATTTTCTTAAATACCCaaattcctattaattgagataaattgagttcctatgtgctctaaaagtttCCAATTGAgataaatagagtaaatagtgagttcaggttgacttaattaatattagGTGGGACTGACATTTTATTAATTGAGACATTTTGataacactaataatgggtcaatagctctGGTAAAACAAATATGGTGGGTAGTGCCACTTAAGATATTTCTTTCCACCACTTACTAACCACACAATGCTCCATGGATTGTGGTCCACATGTTGTTATCTCTTACTACCTACCATATGCCAATTGTTTTCTCTATGTATTAGACAAGTGAATAAAGAGAAAGAGGAagggttctagttagaaaccctaGGATTTCTAAAGATTAGGGTTCATAGATGAATCATGAAAGTCCATGTTATATTATGAATATCTTTCTTGCTTGTGTGGATTTCCATGAACATGTGCTTTGATGTGTTCTTATGATTGGTGTGATTACATGAATTGTTATGGTTATGGGTAAATGATTGGTTGTGGTTATGACCTTGAAATACTTGTGGGTATGAACTTGGAATCCTTGTTATATATGTGTATATGAGCATGTAGTGTGATGGGTTTGTTGGAAGAAGGAGTGAGTGTTTTGTTGGAAATGGATTAACAGAGGAAATGGTGCTCTGTGAAAAAGTGGAAATGTGTGAGGGCCAATCGATTGGTCCCTGCAACCAATCGATTGCACAACCCTTTTGTTTTGCAGAAAATGACATTTTAGCAGGACCAATTGATTGACAGTGTATTacaatcgattgcacaaacttTCTGTTTTGGAACAGCGGAAAATTTTTAGTGAGCCAATCGATTGATActgaggatcaatcgattgatcctatgcaaactttgaaaaacagaaatgtgaAAGGAACTAATCGATTGGGCCtccccaaccaatcgattgacttaTGTTAAAAACTTCACAATCCATTTCTTAAGTGTTTCTAAGTGCATTCTTCCAACCATTAATCATTTGTGATGCCATGCTTATGTTGAATACATGCTAATGGTGAGAATTACATGATGAATTTAGTAAGTTAACCTAGGATTGGTATTAGGCCATGAGTTAGGTTTATAACTTAGACAACGTGAGAAgacggtattcattcgtacgacgtttatgtggaggtcgtggacgaatGGTTGTTgtgattgagaatgagacgcattgtatggaacatgtcatgttattgtttgtgtattgtggtgaatgaagtTACTTGTGATCGATGGATCTTGTTATGGTTTGTGAAACCAATGATTTGTGGAACCGATCgtgtattcagaatgtgtgtttttgTGTGATGGTGTACATCTCTatttggtatgcttagatgagtaagcattgggatgtgagACCGATGATTCGAGCCTCAACTGGGTTTGAGTCACAACCATGGTGGATGTtggggaaaggtggacacctaagtgggttagattctcatacggtgaaagagaccctaagtgggttagattCATATACGGGTGACAGTCGCTTGAAttggggattaagcctcataaaggacccgatatccaccgcgaaaatcgaatcatacgagcatgcatgaaccgaACCTGACTTAGACGTAAGCccgttcgggaattgatgtttcgtgatctgaataatgatcgtggttgagttgtgagaactcaggtgcatgttgccatacattgcgggttagtttccccatcgcttaagtcttcgttcccttgttgacttgagttgaatattgattagaaaaccctgtaaAGTCGAGTGGATCCATAAGACTgggaacccactgagattattatTTCACCCCAtattgttgattatttttcaggtgCTTCTGAGCAGACGAAAGGTAAGGACTAGATGgagtgatgtcttgcttacctgaTGACTGAATGGCTTTTCTGTTGTGTAGATATTTTTGGGATCATTGTTTAATGATTCTATGTTATGTTTCTTTTGAACATGTATGTATATGTACACTGTGTCGCTAggcgcttatgtatttcagtaccagttttacactatatataatatgtattctagacatatattatacgtgttaacaaaaaaaaatcatattttaaATTACAATATTATGCTTTTCTCAATAAATGTGGTTATATATATTTTTCTTATCATTATGTTGTCTTTTTTAAATAAATgtgattttattttatttttatacaTTAGAACAAAGATATGTTACTTGTTCAATTTCTTATCCACGGGACAAAACCCAAGTTTAGAAGAGATGTCAAAAATTTGTTCAAAAGTAGTAATAGTAATAATTTGACATACAACAAGCCGTTACAAAATTTAATTTTTCTTTTACCTGAGTTTTAATCCACTATACtttttaaaaaaagaaagaaTTCCATGACCATACATATTTTCTTTTATGTGTTTCGCTATCAATCTAGAGTAAATTAACTTTTTTTTCTAACACCCATTTGTTATCATTATCCCAAAAGTATCCAAGAAAAGTCTTAGCAGCATCCAAACTTGGAAAATACGTGGGTTCAAGAAACATATGAGTCAACGAGTCACCGCCGTCGCAACTCAACCCAACTCGGTTTCCATTCGCCTCAGAACTCCCCATCACCACCGTCAGCACCTGCTTGTAACCATAGAAGAATCTCTTCATAGAAACTTCAATAGCTTGCATAGCCTGCAACAAGTGAACCTTCTCGAACCCACTCTTCTTCTCCGCTACATACAGCTTCATCGCCGCCTCTTGAATCCTAGGTCCACCTTTAGGGTCAGCCTCCACCTCCAATATCTCCGGCACTCTATGCCGCAAATCTCTACACATCTTCGTCACGTTTACCAACTCCTTCGACCGCATGCAAAACGCCGCCGTCTCGTATGATGACGATTTCACCGATAACTGATTCTTCAGCTTCAAGAAATCAGCTGGATCCATCATCAGATGAACGTCTTCAATATCGGCAAGAAGCTTCCAGATCCTCTCCACCGCGTAACAATCCTCCGCCGCTTTCTCCATCCTCCTCCCCTCGATCGCGTCGCTGATTCTTTCTAGAAGCTTCCGTGATACGTGGATCCACGACTCAACAATCTGATGAGTCGCGTGCACCGTGTGATTCTCGTAGTTCTCGATACGATCGTCGTACGGCGTCGTTTTCAGCGCGTGAACTTCGTTCGGCTTGCAAACGGTGTCGTATCTGAGACTCGGTTTTCCAGCGAGGTTCGGCTCACCCAAACCTAGCGTATAAGAACACCTCATCATTTGACACTCCACGGAGAGAAGAATCCTCTGCGCCACGTCCTTTGATTTGTACCACGTGGCAAGCCGTGGAAGAAGACTCGTCTCGCTGTAGCTTCTGCTTTTGCTATCGCCGCTGCTGAGATAAGCGGTTGGTACTGTGCCACGTGTCTCGGGGTTTTGTTCTTCATCTTCACATAGCATGGCGATAATCTCAATCTGCTGCGTGGCAATGGATTCGAGTCTACGGTTCCATTCTGTTCGGTTCGTATAGGGTCTGGGGTCGGAGAGAACCGTAGAGATGAAACGGAAGGTGATTTCGAGAGCTTGCAAAGCTGGTTTTAGGATTGGTTCATTGCTCCAGTTTGGGAATTCTCTTGATTCCCAAAGCTTGCGGACCTCCGGGAGGCGGAGGTAGTAGTCATACGCCGCGCAAAGAGGAGGTGCCGCCGCGGAGATATCATTTGTGATTGAAGGTGGTTGCAACAACGGTAGGGAGTTGTTGCGTGGTGAGGACTTGTCGGAGATAGAAAGTTTTGGAGATTTGGAAGGCATGTCGGAATTTGGCATGTTTAATTTCCAGTGTAAATCAACCATGTTTGAATATAAGTAAAATTGTTAGTAGTAGTTGTAGTGTTTTCTTTTTCAATGATAAGAATGAGAATAGAGTAATTgttgtgttttgtgtttgtgttgtgGAGTTGAAATGGATAAGGGAAGAGAGAAGGGTATTTATATGAGAAGAGAAAGAAGATGTGGATTGTGAAATTTGAAACAGCTGGGAAAGGAGAAAAAAGACGTGTGGACTGCAAGGATTGTATTGTGCTAGGGTGCATGAAGAACGAGGAATTTGAAAGTCGCGGTGGTTTGAagaattattttaaaatttgCGTGGGAGAAAATTAAAATTAAAGtaatgaaaatattttttttatttgattttgtTATGAAGGCATGCTCATTAATTAATGACAGCAAAACATGATAATAGATAAAATAATGTTGAATGAAATAGTGGGAAAGGGAGAGGAATGGTGGAGCGGCACATGAAGATTGAAGCTTATCCACAAGACATAAAACATGCGAAGACAAAGAAAGAAGGCGTCTGTTTACTTTGAATGTCGGAGGGGAATATTGTTAAAAATTATCGacttttttttataataattaaaTGCAAAGTAGTGGAAATGAGTTAGACTTTTTTAAATGGTGGATGAAAATATTTGAAGTTAGGGACATTGGATACACGTTATCGTGATATTTCGCCAATGCTTTTTGACATTGTGGCCAATCACTCGGCGCCCGTTACGTTATAAATAATTATTATGGTACATTGGACGGGCTTGCTGCTTTTGGCACTATTCTTAATCCTTTTTCCGGGGGAATCCACTCACCAAATTCCCTTCTTGTTATTTGACACGAAACACTCTAATAGATCATCTTTTTTGAATTTAACTTTTCTTAATAAGTTGTGATGGATTGTCCAGAAGGTCTAAAGAAACATAAGCTCAATAAAGATTAAGGCATCATTCGATATAataattgtatttttttttttttttagaagTAGGTCAACTTTAATGCGAGCGGCTAGGTAAATCTGATCATCAAATGCATCTCACGCATGCAGTTATCAATCATTTCTTTTATTTTAGATAAAAATGTACCACTTCATATGTATTCAAATAATTTTTCATTCAAACTTTATTTTTAGTCTCTTACTGATTTGATCATTGATGTGCTAACATTGTAGGTTGGCTCCTTCTCCAATTCATCAGAAGCCCCAAACCACCACAATCAACTTCAGGTTCATACACTCCAATCAATTCTAGATCCAACACAAAACATTGGCGCCATCTATGGAATCAACTTTTAATTTCTACGATTTTTCACGATTAAACTTCTCTCGATTTAATCGAGCCTTCTCCTATTAGAAAACCACATCTCTTTCAATCGAAGCTTGGATCTCCATTTCCTAATCACTTATGTTATATTCAAAATCTCCTCCTTCAAATCATCCATTGTATCTGCAATAATGGCGGCTTCCAAAGCTACTCGCTTCGTCGTCCAACGACAAGTTATTGTTGCCGCTAAGGTAGCCATGAATCATTCACCCCCTTAAGGGACAAGCAATCAAGTACTACTCCACTTATTCCCTTACCTCAAGATCATGTCCAACCTATGACATATCATAAAGTGTTTCAACCTCCTTCATTCCTTATATCTACACAACAGTTTCAGCAAGGCGGACCTTCGTTCAAGCCTCCAATGCTCCCTACAATGATGCATGTATAATAAATGATTCCCGAATTTAAACTCTTGTAGGCTAATCAAGGTTTGTAGGGAGGCAAGGACCTGCTGAGCAGCATCTACCATATGGTGCAGTAGTAGCACTCACATACCATAACAGAGAGATTGATTCAAATTGAAGAAATATTACATAATTTGAATCCGAAGAATAACATTGTTCAAGAGGCGGCTTTGCATAAAACTGTCGATTTTGAATCAAGAAGAGATCCATAAGTCATTAAGTCGTTGACAATATAGACAACACGCTCCTTCCCATGATTCTCAAGcaattttggacctgaatacatcacttgatgggcctatcacacgcccatgcaagcatgcaaggtgAATTGCTAAAATAggcaaaatttggaagtgtgtggaaatgaatctcatggcctataaatacaACCTCTCATGCCCAGGCTTTGAACATGTATTCCAAACCCTCACCACTAAAGGATAATCTTAAAGGTTTTCATTTGAAAgtcgagcttcaaatctcattttgttttgagattgaaactccaagagtccaggccattttctgatcttaatcacttcctacaagcttctcaaACAAAGTCAATGACAATTAGAATCAAGATCAAGCAATGTTGAAGCTCCCccgaaggtaatttttcagaatttccatctcttcaattctccctcagttcttcaccattctttatgatttttggttggctgaagtcctaccaatataggcaagaagattaagttgttttgaggtcaaatctaagcaactcagttcatgatcctcaaaattcaaatccatgtatctctTTATTaacttggaattggagaaaagtgaggtcagattcgtgatcctgagcattttctcgTTGAAATAACGTCCTTGTTTGTCATTTTCCATTAAAATAAagttggaccagtctggtggaggtcaccggagaagatgaccggagccctagctccggtggtgtgttgaCACACCTCatggccatctgatcatgtttggatGTTATAATCTGGACCTTTATTTTGCATTACCATGCGTACATTAATATGACTTGAGtgcatggtggaacgcgcgcgTGTGACCCTCAcatctgccacctcaattaatgaggaagatctgatgggccttgttttttttaattctattttattttttttctgatttttttcatttaatccctttattttgtttaattcatattaatttcatttttaattcaaaaaatatgagactttcaccaaaaatctttaaatattttcctctttcattttctgaattaaaattattttttggattaattttgatattttttatgaattaattgtttttgtgcatattttttattatttaaaaatacttctgacttttaaaaaatcatgaaatttcttgtctaaggtcctttgaccttgtttgacctaggataaatctcttggccatttatttggtgttttgaagagattttaggttttgaccaaattaaattgaatttaaatatatttttaattgattaattgtgtaaaagttttgttgagccattttcattgacttgtgatgtttgactatgtgtttgggccttggtcaaggttgatttgacttttgttgagttaaaataattggatttaggggattgatgaaatgtacaatccatctcccaaaatgaatgaatgattttaatttgataaaattcctcccatggccaatttgtgtttctctcatctcccttccctcttcatcttcaatcccattaattcccatccctttcattgaccaatgaaatctccaaatcctaaggctaattggttcatcaatagccttatgttagatgaaccaatacaagtatggatgagataggtccaacctttgatctttttcttttagtgtgtggtatattttagaagtttggttcattataccaaatctctaacatgcattagtatccaaatttttatttcccgacctcagatagttgtgaattctacataagtccaattacgattgcttaacatagagctaaatttgaccctaaaggcataacattctagtaagtgagattgtaagtctcccatctttcatggtattgtgtggaaacttggccttttttctttcctttggaagatgtcttggttcaaggatccatgcttgtgaatagatggttgagtgttccccaaagaatgacttaatcaattaaaaagaaaaacTCCGCTAACATCTACTTAGCTAtgactaacactaactattattaaATTTGCTtttctttcaagtcatttactttatgcaatttaatttcaagtcatttaccattcatttccatttacatatcatttaacttgtttatgtttatgtcattttcattttgctcatttgagccatatattgtgattgtatatatttgtttgtgtattttgtttgtgttttggtcttaggaccttaaaatacttaataaacagcaaaaaaccctgaaaaatgtttgtgtggactgttgggtctgatatgaacttttggacttagaattaggaaacattccatatgcaaaaggatttggccaatgccaacatttctgagaccaagttattgtgattt containing:
- the LOC127083938 gene encoding nematode resistance protein-like HSPRO2 encodes the protein MVDLHWKLNMPNSDMPSKSPKLSISDKSSPRNNSLPLLQPPSITNDISAAAPPLCAAYDYYLRLPEVRKLWESREFPNWSNEPILKPALQALEITFRFISTVLSDPRPYTNRTEWNRRLESIATQQIEIIAMLCEDEEQNPETRGTVPTAYLSSGDSKSRSYSETSLLPRLATWYKSKDVAQRILLSVECQMMRCSYTLGLGEPNLAGKPSLRYDTVCKPNEVHALKTTPYDDRIENYENHTVHATHQIVESWIHVSRKLLERISDAIEGRRMEKAAEDCYAVERIWKLLADIEDVHLMMDPADFLKLKNQLSVKSSSYETAAFCMRSKELVNVTKMCRDLRHRVPEILEVEADPKGGPRIQEAAMKLYVAEKKSGFEKVHLLQAMQAIEVSMKRFFYGYKQVLTVVMGSSEANGNRVGLSCDGGDSLTHMFLEPTYFPSLDAAKTFLGYFWDNDNKWVLEKKVNLL